A genome region from Hyla sarda isolate aHylSar1 chromosome 2 unlocalized genomic scaffold, aHylSar1.hap1 SUPER_2_unloc_14, whole genome shotgun sequence includes the following:
- the LOC130298345 gene encoding uncharacterized protein LOC130298345, producing the protein MELKGLGFVPLLLAFWCAAWLATSYIMTVVLGHAASPLMSISDVGNVFPESILFRIGFIGTSIGTLVLTFLIYKYMVMHTEEFRGHQVLIQRILLAIVWASCFSTAVMHVLSPEEYPRIHFVSTIISITCEALYYLGQSIQMYKLPGAKKVIHHSRCTCCGLTFVCVVFYFGYETLKELFHNDEDWDEIREIPIIIIEWVMLLLILINIVTYYSTMQRLLLTVSRNSCTLSLRVKIDDFGV; encoded by the exons atggagctaaaaggactggggttcgtccccctcctgttggcgttttggtgtgcggcctggcttgccaccagctacatcatgacggtcgtcctcggccatgcagcctcgccactgatgagcatcag tgacgtgggaaatgtctttcccgaaagcatattattcagaattggatttatagggacgtccattggcactttggtactaacctttcttatttataagtatatggttatgcatactgaagagttcaggggtcatcaggtcctgatccagaggatcctgctggccattgtgtgggcctcctgtttttccacagctgttatgcatgtattgtcccccgaagaatatcccaggatacactttgtcagcacgataatttccattacatgtgaagccttatactaccttgggcagtccatccagatgtataaattaccaggagcaaaaaaagtcatccaccatagtagatgcacctgctgtggcctgacttttgtctgtgtagttttctattttggatatgaaacattaaaggaattattccataatgatgaagactgggacgagatccgtgaaatccccatcataatcatcgagtgggtgatgcttctactgatcctgataaacatcgtgacctattattccaccatgcagaggttattgttgaccgtctccagaaacagctgcacactctctcttagagtaaaaattgatgacttcggggtgtag